A genomic window from Verrucomicrobiia bacterium includes:
- a CDS encoding response regulator: MNSAPNSAACQPINILIVEDSSDDALLLVHELKSSGFEPQWQRVDTEPDYRARLGEHLDAVFSDFSLPAFSTPKALEILRESRLDVPFIIVSGTIGEERAVECLKAGAVDYVLKNRLNRVGPALERALRETRERKERQRAEATLRESEARFRQLAENINEVFWITNADKSEMIYVSPAYATIWGRTCESLYAQPRNWIDAVHPDDRPRVQQTALTQQRTGNYQETYRIVRPDNSIRWIRDRAFPVYDKTGQVGRIVGTAEDITEQIQLEEQLRQAQKMEAIGQLAGGVAHDFNNLLAVIHCNAELMQMDAAHLKAEDIECLQQIINASERAAGLTRQLLAFSRKQIMQLKPLNLNDAIANLTKMLHRIIGEHIHLQCKYAAPLPLIQADLGMIDQIVLNLSVNARDAMSHGGDLTIVTSVESIDPEYVQVYPQAHPGEHVCLAVTDTGCGIRPEIMSRIFEPFFTTKEVGRGTGLGLATVYGIVQQHRGWINVYSEAGHGTVFRIYFPALPEAGGTAQKTTTAAAVRGGSETILLVEDETQLRGLARSVLERRGYKVLEASSGVRALEVWRAHRDQIHLVLTDMILPEGLSGRELVQTLRQEKARLPVVYTSGYSAGVDGNDFAEQQRMVFLQKPYSPTTLAGAVRSALDS; encoded by the coding sequence ATGAATAGCGCTCCCAACTCCGCCGCCTGCCAGCCGATCAACATCTTGATCGTGGAGGATTCGTCCGACGATGCCCTGCTCCTGGTCCACGAATTGAAATCGTCGGGCTTCGAACCTCAGTGGCAGCGGGTGGACACTGAACCGGATTACCGCGCCCGCCTTGGCGAGCACCTCGACGCGGTTTTCTCCGATTTTTCACTGCCGGCCTTTTCCACGCCAAAAGCGTTGGAAATCCTCCGGGAAAGCCGGCTGGACGTGCCCTTCATCATTGTGTCCGGCACCATCGGCGAGGAGCGTGCCGTCGAATGTTTGAAGGCCGGGGCCGTGGACTATGTGCTGAAAAACCGGCTGAATCGGGTCGGTCCTGCGTTGGAGCGGGCCCTGCGCGAGACCCGCGAGCGCAAGGAGCGTCAGCGCGCCGAGGCGACGCTCCGCGAGAGCGAGGCCCGCTTCCGGCAACTGGCCGAAAACATCAATGAGGTGTTCTGGATCACCAACGCGGACAAAAGCGAGATGATCTATGTCAGCCCCGCCTATGCCACGATCTGGGGGCGGACTTGTGAAAGCCTTTACGCGCAGCCCCGGAACTGGATTGACGCCGTGCATCCGGATGACCGGCCGCGCGTGCAGCAGACGGCATTGACGCAACAGCGAACCGGCAACTACCAGGAAACCTACCGCATCGTCCGCCCGGACAATTCCATCCGCTGGATTCGCGACCGTGCCTTTCCCGTTTACGACAAGACCGGCCAGGTGGGACGGATCGTCGGCACCGCCGAGGACATCACCGAACAGATTCAACTCGAAGAGCAACTGCGGCAGGCACAGAAAATGGAGGCCATCGGGCAGCTCGCCGGCGGCGTCGCGCACGACTTCAACAACCTGCTCGCCGTCATTCACTGCAACGCCGAGCTGATGCAGATGGACGCGGCGCACTTGAAAGCCGAGGACATCGAATGCCTCCAACAGATCATCAACGCCTCCGAACGGGCGGCGGGGCTCACGCGGCAACTGCTGGCGTTCAGCCGCAAGCAAATCATGCAGCTCAAGCCGCTGAACCTGAACGACGCCATCGCCAATTTGACCAAGATGCTGCACCGCATCATCGGCGAACACATCCATCTTCAGTGCAAATATGCCGCCCCGCTGCCGCTCATTCAGGCCGACCTCGGCATGATCGACCAGATCGTCCTGAACCTTTCGGTCAACGCGCGGGACGCAATGTCGCACGGCGGCGATTTGACGATTGTGACATCGGTGGAGTCGATTGACCCGGAATACGTCCAGGTGTATCCGCAGGCCCATCCGGGCGAGCACGTGTGCCTGGCGGTCACGGACACCGGCTGCGGCATCCGGCCGGAAATAATGTCGCGCATCTTTGAACCGTTTTTCACCACCAAGGAGGTCGGGCGTGGCACAGGGCTGGGACTCGCCACGGTTTACGGCATCGTCCAGCAGCATCGCGGCTGGATCAACGTTTACAGCGAAGCCGGCCACGGCACGGTGTTCCGCATCTATTTCCCCGCGCTGCCCGAGGCCGGCGGCACGGCACAAAAAACCACCACGGCCGCCGCGGTGCGCGGCGGCAGCGAGACGATTCTGCTGGTTGAGGATGAAACCCAGTTGCGCGGCCTGGCCCGCTCGGTTCTTGAACGGCGCGGTTACAAGGTGCTTGAAGCCAGCTCGGGCGTGCGTGCGCTCGAAGTGTGGCGGGCGCACCGCGACCAGATTCATCTGGTTCTGACCGACATGATTCTGCCCGAGGGCCTCAGCGGCCGGGAGCTGGTGCAGACGCTGCGGCAGGAAAAGGCCCGCTTGCCCGTCGTTTACACGAGCGGTTATAGCGCGGGCGTGGATGGCAACGATTTCGCCGAGCAACAGCGCATGGTTTTCCTGCAAAAACCGTATTCCCCGACGACCCTGGCCGGGGCCGTGCGCAGCGCGCTCGATTCCTGA
- a CDS encoding PAS domain S-box protein, whose protein sequence is MKSPKKKTAPRAGAARRAAPALDKVAALVRQLREAEQQLQELTGGHLDAVVGSGGQPYLLREAQERLRHSEAAQRHLAETQVAILNALPAHVALLDSQGFIVSVNDSWRRFAGANDLQGEQCGVGQNYLVICDVATGACADQAHEAAAGIRAVLSGQRRSFALDYPCHSPAEKRWFRLMVSPLHEHVPSGAVVMHINITERKLAEETLRESEAHYRILFESNPQPMWVYDRTTLQFLAVNHAAIAHYGYSYDDFLRMTIADIRPAEDVPALHQVVKTSGRGITYSGVWRHRVKDGRLITVEISSHPIEFAGRPAQLVLALDITERAGMEAALRANEAKLQTAQRIAHLGHWELDLATGHLSWSKEAHAIFGVPREQFGADYAAFLACVHPDDRAQMESNQSRSLQEHSALDLEHRIVRPDGTVRWVRERGELVKDETGRPVRLAGTALDITDLKEAELRVREAAELLASAQRIARMGSWDMDVPRNRLAWSAATCDLFGITPPEFGGTFEDFYRFILPEDLPDYNAAHARVTPDRPLLEAEYRIRRPDGSVRWMFERGNVEFDAAGNAVRRLGMVMDITEEHIAHEELEKTAALLRIAGKAAHLGGWSIELPGRKLTWSDESCRIHDLPPGYQPTLEEGINYFPPEAREVLREHFERCARDGMPYDLELPKITATGRRIWVRTIGEAVRDADGRIIRLQGAFQDITERKQAEQALRESEERFREMAENIGDIFYNYDPVHDRLLYANRAYERIWGRPLERVYTNPTAHLDDVLPADRATAEGALQKQIAGEASDVTFRIRRPDGEIRWVQEQAVPVKDARGRVERIVGTMRDVTERVQAEQALRDSEERVRTTFNAAATGIAIAEAGGRFLLANPAFCRTVGYTETQLQGLEFEAITHPDDRAAATQLIADLLAGRQNEAIVEKRYLKKKGGVVWVRAGLSVVRTGEGRADRIISVTEDITERKATAEKLARSRALLAIAGRVARIGGWSVDVTSRSIHWSDEVCALHNMPPGSTQDVAAGINFYAPEFRPIVSAAYEACARDGTPFDLELQLVPAGDDGRRIWVRAIGEALRDPAGKIVLVQGALQDISDRKEAEAALRHTAERLETTLESITDAFFTVDSDWRFTYVNQEAERLLRHSRTALLDGNLWEIFPETVQTSVYENYQKAMRTGESVHFEVYYPPFDGWFAIHAYPSSEGLAVYFQDVTAQRNAQEALRESEERFKNVARATADAVWDWDLKSNALWWNDGITKLFGHAVEELEPDVASWKNRIHPADQERVVQEIHRVIDGQGEYWSDEYRFRRRGGSYAYVLDRGYVIRNREGKPVRMVGGMTDLTERRQAEEALARSNRALRLLSAGSEALVHATDEGQLLQEICRLAVELGGYRMAWVGYTENDDARSIRPMAHAGDERGYLTAVKLSWSEGDPAGRGPAGTSIRTGQPATCGDITASDAFFRWLDAALERGYRSVICLPLRQEQHTFGLLGLYSGEAVEAGPEEIKLLQELADDLAFGIGGLRTRAERRQAQQEIARQAALLDKARDAILVRDLEHNVTYWNKSCERLYGWTAAEALGRSIHSLIYRDRADFDKAVAEVLARGEWAGELHQLSRDKRELTVEGRWTLVRDEQGRPRSVLCINTDITDKKKIEAQFLRTQRMESIGTLAAGIAHDLNNVLAPIMMSVELLKQQVQSNEARTMLATLQGSAQRGADLVRQVLSFARGVEGARVEVSCPHLLRDIQKIIRDTFPKNITFELLAPRDLWLVTGDPTQLHQVFMNLCVNARDAMPHGGRLTVRLENVVLDEVYAGMNPEARAGSFVKVEVSDTGAGIPSAIRDKVFEPFFTTKEIGKGTGLGLSTTLAIVKSHGGFIQLESELGRGTRFEIYLPAQVAEPAASDKSTEQTRLPRGHGELILVVDDEEAIQRIAKRTLERFGYRVLLANHGAEAAAVYAQHQDEIAAVITDMAMPVMDGPALIVALKAMNPRVRIIGSSGLTSNSSVARAAGTGIEHFIPKPYTAEAMLTTLSTVLKAGAAPTGTIHP, encoded by the coding sequence ATGAAATCGCCCAAGAAAAAAACGGCCCCGCGCGCGGGCGCCGCCCGCAGGGCCGCGCCCGCGCTGGACAAGGTGGCCGCGCTGGTCCGCCAGTTGCGCGAGGCGGAACAGCAGTTGCAGGAATTGACCGGCGGCCATCTCGACGCGGTGGTGGGCTCCGGCGGCCAGCCGTATCTGCTCCGCGAAGCGCAGGAACGCCTCCGCCACAGCGAGGCCGCGCAACGGCACCTGGCCGAAACGCAGGTGGCCATTCTGAACGCCCTGCCCGCGCACGTCGCGCTCCTCGATTCGCAGGGCTTCATCGTCTCGGTGAACGATTCCTGGCGGCGCTTTGCCGGGGCCAATGATCTTCAGGGCGAGCAATGTGGCGTCGGGCAGAATTATCTCGTCATTTGCGACGTCGCCACCGGCGCGTGCGCGGACCAGGCCCACGAGGCGGCCGCCGGCATTCGCGCCGTGCTGAGCGGCCAGCGACGGAGTTTTGCCCTCGATTATCCCTGCCATTCCCCGGCGGAAAAGCGCTGGTTTCGGCTCATGGTGTCGCCGCTGCACGAGCATGTTCCCAGCGGCGCCGTGGTGATGCACATCAACATCACCGAGCGGAAGCTGGCCGAGGAAACGTTGCGCGAAAGCGAGGCGCACTACCGGATTTTGTTCGAGTCCAACCCGCAGCCCATGTGGGTGTATGACCGGACGACGCTGCAATTCCTCGCCGTCAATCACGCCGCCATTGCGCACTACGGCTACTCGTATGACGATTTCCTCCGCATGACGATTGCGGACATCCGGCCCGCCGAGGATGTCCCGGCCCTGCACCAGGTCGTGAAAACATCCGGCCGGGGCATCACCTATTCCGGCGTGTGGCGGCACCGCGTGAAGGACGGCCGGCTGATCACGGTGGAAATCTCCTCGCACCCGATCGAGTTCGCGGGCCGGCCCGCGCAACTGGTGCTCGCGCTGGACATCACGGAACGCGCCGGCATGGAGGCCGCGCTGCGCGCCAACGAGGCCAAACTGCAAACCGCCCAGCGCATCGCTCACCTGGGCCACTGGGAACTGGACCTCGCCACCGGGCATTTGAGCTGGTCGAAGGAGGCCCACGCGATTTTCGGCGTGCCGCGGGAACAGTTCGGCGCGGATTACGCCGCCTTCCTGGCATGCGTGCATCCGGATGACCGGGCGCAGATGGAGTCAAACCAGTCCCGCAGTCTCCAGGAGCACAGCGCGCTCGACCTCGAACACCGCATCGTGCGGCCCGACGGCACTGTGCGCTGGGTGCGCGAGCGGGGCGAACTCGTGAAGGACGAGACCGGCCGGCCGGTGCGCCTGGCCGGCACCGCGCTCGATATCACCGACCTCAAGGAGGCGGAACTGCGCGTGCGCGAAGCGGCCGAACTGCTCGCCAGCGCGCAGCGCATCGCGCGCATGGGCAGTTGGGACATGGACGTGCCCCGCAACCGGCTGGCCTGGTCCGCGGCCACCTGCGATTTGTTCGGCATCACCCCGCCGGAATTCGGCGGCACCTTTGAGGATTTTTACCGCTTCATCCTGCCCGAGGATCTGCCGGATTACAACGCCGCCCATGCCCGCGTCACGCCCGACCGGCCGCTGTTGGAGGCCGAGTATCGCATCCGCCGGCCGGACGGCTCGGTGCGCTGGATGTTCGAGCGCGGCAACGTGGAGTTCGACGCCGCAGGCAACGCCGTGCGCCGCCTGGGCATGGTGATGGACATCACCGAGGAACACATCGCCCACGAGGAATTGGAGAAAACCGCGGCGCTCCTGCGTATCGCGGGCAAGGCCGCACACCTCGGCGGCTGGAGCATCGAACTGCCCGGGCGCAAGCTGACCTGGTCGGACGAAAGCTGCCGCATCCACGACCTGCCGCCGGGCTACCAGCCGACCCTCGAGGAGGGCATCAATTATTTCCCGCCCGAGGCGCGCGAGGTGCTCCGCGAGCACTTTGAGCGTTGCGCGCGGGACGGCATGCCCTACGACCTGGAGCTGCCGAAAATCACCGCCACCGGCCGGCGCATCTGGGTGCGCACCATCGGCGAAGCCGTGCGGGACGCCGACGGCCGCATCATCCGGCTGCAAGGCGCGTTTCAGGACATCACCGAACGCAAGCAGGCCGAACAGGCACTGCGCGAAAGCGAGGAACGCTTCCGCGAAATGGCCGAGAACATCGGCGACATTTTCTACAACTACGACCCCGTTCACGACCGCCTGCTCTATGCGAACCGCGCTTACGAGCGCATCTGGGGGCGGCCGCTCGAAAGAGTTTACACCAATCCCACGGCGCATCTGGACGACGTCCTTCCCGCGGACCGCGCCACGGCTGAAGGCGCGCTCCAGAAGCAGATTGCGGGCGAAGCCTCGGACGTGACGTTTCGCATCCGGCGCCCGGACGGCGAAATCCGCTGGGTGCAGGAGCAGGCCGTGCCGGTGAAGGACGCCCGGGGACGCGTCGAGCGGATCGTCGGGACGATGCGCGACGTCACCGAACGCGTGCAGGCCGAACAGGCGCTCCGCGACAGCGAGGAGCGCGTCCGCACCACGTTCAACGCCGCGGCCACCGGCATCGCCATTGCCGAGGCGGGCGGCCGTTTCCTGCTGGCCAATCCCGCCTTCTGCCGCACGGTGGGCTACACGGAAACCCAATTGCAGGGGCTCGAATTCGAGGCCATCACGCATCCGGACGACCGCGCGGCCGCCACGCAGTTGATCGCGGACCTGCTGGCCGGCAGACAGAACGAGGCCATTGTCGAAAAGCGTTACCTGAAGAAGAAGGGCGGCGTGGTCTGGGTGCGGGCCGGCCTGTCCGTTGTCCGCACCGGCGAGGGCCGGGCCGACCGGATTATTTCCGTCACGGAAGACATTACCGAACGCAAGGCCACCGCGGAGAAGCTCGCGCGCAGCCGGGCGTTGCTGGCCATTGCCGGGCGCGTGGCCCGCATCGGCGGCTGGTCCGTGGACGTGACGAGCCGCAGCATTCATTGGTCGGACGAAGTTTGCGCCCTGCACAACATGCCGCCCGGCTCAACTCAGGACGTGGCGGCGGGCATCAATTTTTACGCACCGGAATTCCGGCCCATCGTCAGCGCGGCCTACGAGGCCTGCGCGCGGGACGGCACGCCGTTCGACCTCGAACTGCAACTGGTGCCGGCCGGCGACGACGGCCGCCGCATCTGGGTGCGCGCCATTGGCGAGGCCCTCCGCGACCCGGCCGGGAAAATCGTCCTCGTCCAGGGCGCGTTGCAGGACATCTCGGATCGCAAGGAAGCGGAGGCGGCACTCCGCCACACCGCCGAGCGCCTCGAAACCACGCTGGAAAGCATCACCGACGCTTTCTTCACGGTGGATTCGGACTGGCGTTTCACCTACGTCAATCAGGAAGCCGAGCGGCTGTTGCGGCATTCGCGGACCGCGCTGCTGGACGGGAACCTCTGGGAAATTTTCCCCGAGACGGTCCAGACCTCCGTTTATGAGAACTATCAAAAGGCGATGCGCACCGGCGAAAGCGTCCACTTTGAAGTTTACTATCCGCCGTTTGATGGTTGGTTCGCGATCCACGCCTATCCTTCTTCGGAGGGACTGGCGGTCTATTTCCAGGACGTCACGGCCCAGCGCAACGCCCAGGAGGCGCTACGGGAAAGCGAGGAACGCTTCAAGAACGTGGCGCGCGCCACCGCCGATGCCGTGTGGGATTGGGACCTCAAAAGCAACGCGCTCTGGTGGAACGACGGCATCACCAAGTTGTTCGGCCACGCGGTCGAAGAACTGGAACCGGACGTTGCATCCTGGAAGAACCGCATCCACCCCGCCGACCAGGAACGTGTGGTGCAGGAGATTCATCGCGTCATCGACGGCCAGGGCGAATATTGGTCCGACGAATACCGGTTCCGGCGGCGCGGCGGTTCGTATGCCTACGTGCTCGACCGCGGTTACGTCATTCGCAACCGCGAGGGCAAACCGGTGCGCATGGTGGGCGGCATGACGGACTTGACGGAACGCCGCCAGGCGGAGGAGGCGCTGGCCCGCTCCAACCGCGCCCTGCGGCTGCTCAGCGCGGGCAGCGAGGCCCTGGTGCATGCCACCGACGAGGGGCAATTGCTGCAGGAGATTTGCCGGCTGGCCGTGGAACTGGGTGGCTACCGCATGGCCTGGGTGGGCTACACCGAAAATGATGACGCCCGCAGCATCCGCCCGATGGCCCACGCCGGCGACGAACGCGGCTACCTGACCGCCGTCAAATTGAGCTGGTCGGAGGGCGACCCGGCCGGCCGCGGCCCGGCGGGCACCAGCATCCGCACCGGCCAGCCCGCCACGTGCGGCGACATCACGGCGAGCGACGCCTTCTTCCGCTGGCTGGACGCCGCCCTGGAACGCGGCTACCGGAGCGTGATCTGCCTGCCGTTGCGGCAGGAACAGCACACGTTCGGCCTGCTGGGATTGTATTCCGGCGAAGCCGTCGAGGCCGGCCCCGAGGAAATCAAGCTGTTGCAGGAGCTGGCCGACGACCTCGCCTTCGGCATCGGCGGCCTGCGCACCCGCGCCGAACGCCGCCAGGCGCAGCAGGAAATCGCCCGCCAGGCCGCGCTGCTCGACAAGGCGCGCGACGCCATCCTGGTCCGCGATCTGGAGCACAACGTCACCTACTGGAACAAGAGCTGCGAACGGCTTTATGGCTGGACCGCCGCCGAGGCATTGGGCCGCTCCATCCACAGCCTGATTTACCGCGACCGGGCGGATTTCGACAAGGCCGTGGCCGAGGTGCTGGCCCGGGGTGAATGGGCCGGCGAACTGCACCAGCTCAGCCGGGACAAACGCGAGCTCACCGTCGAGGGCCGCTGGACGCTGGTGCGCGACGAACAGGGCCGGCCGCGCTCCGTGCTCTGCATCAACACCGACATCACCGATAAGAAGAAAATCGAGGCGCAGTTCCTGCGCACGCAGCGCATGGAGAGCATCGGCACCCTGGCCGCCGGCATCGCCCACGATTTGAACAACGTGCTCGCCCCGATCATGATGTCCGTCGAGCTGCTGAAACAGCAGGTGCAGAGCAACGAGGCCCGCACCATGCTCGCCACGTTGCAGGGCAGCGCCCAGCGCGGCGCGGACCTCGTCCGGCAGGTGCTCTCCTTCGCCCGCGGCGTCGAGGGCGCGCGGGTGGAGGTGAGCTGCCCGCACCTCCTCCGCGACATCCAAAAGATCATCCGCGACACCTTCCCGAAAAACATCACCTTCGAACTGCTGGCACCACGCGACCTCTGGCTCGTGACCGGCGACCCCACGCAGTTGCACCAGGTGTTCATGAACTTGTGCGTGAACGCGCGCGACGCCATGCCGCACGGGGGCCGTCTGACCGTCCGGCTCGAAAACGTGGTGCTTGACGAGGTGTATGCCGGCATGAACCCCGAAGCCCGGGCGGGCAGTTTTGTCAAAGTTGAGGTGAGCGACACCGGCGCAGGCATTCCGTCCGCCATACGCGACAAGGTCTTCGAGCCGTTTTTCACCACCAAGGAGATCGGCAAGGGCACCGGCCTCGGTCTCTCCACCACCCTGGCCATCGTCAAGAGCCACGGCGGCTTCATCCAGCTCGAGAGCGAGCTGGGGCGTGGCACGCGCTTTGAAATCTACCTGCCGGCGCAGGTCGCGGAACCGGCCGCGTCCGACAAGTCCACCGAACAAACCCGGCTGCCGCGCGGCCACGGCGAACTGATCCTGGTGGTGGACGACGAGGAGGCGATTCAGCGGATCGCAAAAAGGACACTCGAACGGTTCGGCTACCGCGTGCTGCTCGCCAATCACGGCGCCGAGGCGGCCGCCGTTTACGCCCAGCATCAGGACGAAATCGCCGCCGTCATCACGGACATGGCGATGCCGGTGATGGACGGCCCGGCGCTCATCGTCGCGCTCAAGGCCATGAATCCACGCGTGCGCATCATCGGCTCCAGCGGCCTGACCTCGAACAGCAGCGTGGCCCGGGCGGCCGGCACCGGCATCGAGCATTTCATCCCCAAGCCCTACACCGCCGAGGCCATGTTGACGACGCTCAGCACCGTGCTCAAAGCGGGGGCGGCACCCACCGGCACCATTCACCCATGA
- a CDS encoding response regulator codes for MSSNDVRIQFGKEVRAWRGRLGISQEELAERAGLHRTYVSDIERGARNVSLGSVERLARAFSLPVATLFAPSAITNTPPPPTDPLDGQLVDILYVEDNPDDVELTLRALKKANIQNQIHVVGDGTAALDFLFCTGPYEQRQRTNQPEMVLLDLNLPKIGGVEVLRRIKASPQTRDIPVVVLTVSRRHPDIFICKQLGAEAYIVKPIDLKNLGDVAQQLCMHWALIKTRTPRP; via the coding sequence GTGAGCAGCAACGACGTAAGGATTCAATTTGGGAAGGAAGTCCGGGCCTGGCGGGGACGGCTGGGGATTTCACAGGAGGAGTTGGCGGAGCGCGCGGGACTGCACCGCACTTATGTTTCCGACATCGAACGGGGCGCTCGCAACGTCTCTCTGGGCAGTGTCGAGCGGCTGGCGCGCGCCTTTTCGCTGCCCGTCGCCACGCTGTTTGCCCCCAGCGCCATCACCAACACCCCGCCACCGCCCACGGATCCGCTCGACGGTCAGCTGGTGGACATCCTGTATGTGGAGGACAATCCCGACGACGTCGAGTTGACCTTGCGCGCCCTGAAAAAGGCGAACATCCAGAATCAAATCCACGTGGTTGGGGACGGCACCGCCGCGCTGGACTTTTTGTTTTGCACCGGACCCTATGAACAACGGCAGCGGACCAATCAGCCCGAGATGGTTCTGCTGGACCTGAACCTGCCCAAAATCGGCGGCGTGGAGGTGCTGCGCCGCATCAAGGCCAGCCCGCAGACCCGCGACATCCCGGTGGTCGTCCTCACCGTGTCCCGCCGGCACCCGGACATTTTCATCTGCAAGCAACTCGGTGCCGAGGCTTACATCGTCAAGCCGATCGACCTGAAAAACCTCGGTGACGTTGCCCAACAGTTATGCATGCATTGGGCCCTCATCAAAACCCGGACGCCCCGGCCTTGA
- the kaiC gene encoding circadian clock protein KaiC yields MKHSLVSGSLTKAATGIEGLDEITQGGLPRGRASLLIGGPGSGKTILALQTLVNGARQHNEPGIFVTFEEDSRRVITNAAGFGWDLPRLQRRKLFFLDARPKPDLVTAGAFDLNGLLAGLTAKVRSLRARRIVFDSIDVLLELLANPVAERREIYRLHNWLLEQDLTAIITAKASGERAGPPGSAPFGFMQFMVDCAIVLNHDLVQGVSQRNLRVVKYRGSAFAENESPFVIGTQGFEVAGARDLTQRVTRATTERVSSGVARLDTMLGGGYFRGASVLITGSPGTAKSTLCGTFAEAACRRGEPTLMVSFDSEPSELVRNLASVNIKLAGHQKRGRLRVVSMRSGVNSAEVQFMHIKGLAHAHRTRCLVIDPVSALAKQGNELTAHSVVERLTDWTRAAGITLLCTSLLDGVRPESESTPLQISTIADTWIHLSYLVHAGERNRALTIIKSRGTAHSNQVRELVLGHDGVTMADVYAAGGEVLMGTLRWEKEQAERLDQRRRETEARQRLTEIRQAETELAGRLETLERELAARRAERERLTRAENRRQNRAELRHRQVRKMRGGDVQPKETNADEP; encoded by the coding sequence ATGAAGCATTCGCTCGTTTCGGGATCGCTGACCAAGGCGGCCACTGGCATTGAGGGGCTGGATGAAATCACCCAGGGCGGGCTGCCGCGCGGCCGGGCCAGTCTGTTGATCGGTGGTCCGGGTTCGGGCAAAACCATTCTCGCCCTGCAAACCCTGGTCAACGGTGCGCGGCAGCACAACGAGCCCGGCATCTTTGTCACCTTCGAGGAGGATTCCCGCCGCGTCATCACCAACGCCGCCGGCTTCGGCTGGGACCTGCCCCGGTTGCAGCGCCGCAAACTCTTCTTCCTCGACGCCCGGCCCAAACCCGATCTCGTCACGGCGGGCGCCTTCGACTTGAACGGCCTGCTCGCCGGCCTGACCGCCAAGGTCCGCTCGTTGCGCGCACGGCGGATTGTGTTCGACTCGATTGACGTGCTGTTGGAATTGCTCGCCAACCCGGTGGCGGAGCGGCGGGAAATTTACCGGCTGCACAACTGGCTGCTCGAACAGGATCTGACCGCCATCATCACCGCCAAAGCGTCCGGCGAACGCGCGGGCCCGCCCGGATCGGCGCCGTTCGGCTTCATGCAATTCATGGTGGACTGCGCCATCGTGCTGAATCACGACCTGGTGCAGGGCGTATCGCAGCGCAATCTGCGCGTGGTCAAATACCGCGGCTCGGCCTTTGCCGAAAATGAATCCCCCTTCGTCATCGGCACGCAGGGGTTCGAGGTGGCCGGTGCGCGCGACCTCACGCAGCGGGTGACCCGGGCCACGACGGAACGCGTGTCGAGCGGCGTCGCGCGCCTCGATACGATGCTGGGCGGCGGGTATTTTCGCGGCGCCAGCGTGCTGATCACCGGCTCGCCGGGCACAGCGAAATCCACCCTGTGCGGCACGTTTGCCGAGGCTGCCTGCCGGCGCGGCGAACCCACGCTGATGGTGAGCTTCGATTCCGAGCCCTCCGAACTGGTGCGCAATCTGGCGTCGGTGAACATCAAGCTGGCCGGCCACCAGAAACGCGGGCGGCTGCGGGTCGTTTCCATGCGCAGCGGCGTCAACAGCGCGGAGGTGCAGTTCATGCACATCAAGGGACTCGCCCACGCCCACCGGACGCGCTGCCTCGTGATTGACCCGGTGTCCGCCCTGGCCAAGCAGGGAAACGAATTGACCGCGCACAGCGTCGTGGAACGTTTGACGGACTGGACCCGGGCCGCGGGCATCACCCTGCTGTGCACCAGCCTGCTGGACGGCGTGCGGCCGGAAAGCGAAAGCACCCCGCTCCAAATCTCGACCATTGCGGACACGTGGATTCACCTGAGCTACCTCGTGCATGCCGGCGAACGCAACCGCGCGCTGACCATCATCAAATCGCGTGGCACGGCCCATTCCAACCAGGTGCGGGAACTGGTCCTGGGCCATGACGGCGTCACAATGGCCGATGTTTACGCCGCCGGCGGCGAGGTGTTGATGGGCACCTTGCGCTGGGAAAAGGAGCAGGCGGAACGCCTCGATCAACGGCGCCGGGAAACCGAAGCCCGGCAGCGGCTCACGGAAATCCGGCAGGCCGAAACCGAGCTGGCCGGCCGGCTCGAGACGCTGGAGCGCGAGCTGGCCGCCCGCCGCGCCGAGCGGGAACGGTTGACGCGGGCCGAGAACCGACGCCAGAATCGCGCCGAGCTTCGCCACCGCCAGGTGCGCAAAATGCGTGGCGGCGACGTGCAGCCCAAGGAAACCAACGCCGACGAGCCATGA
- a CDS encoding circadian clock KaiB family protein: protein MSRSAAFHFRLYVVGDAPNSTQAIANLDALCRAYLPDRHRIEIVDVLREPARALADEVLLTPTLVKLAPAPKRKIIGNLSETATVLQVLGLRPPKTA from the coding sequence ATGAGCCGTTCTGCCGCCTTTCACTTCCGCCTTTATGTGGTGGGCGACGCCCCGAATTCCACCCAGGCCATCGCCAATCTCGACGCCCTTTGCCGCGCGTATCTGCCGGACCGGCACCGCATCGAAATCGTGGACGTATTGCGCGAGCCCGCCCGCGCCCTGGCGGACGAGGTGCTGCTGACGCCCACGCTCGTCAAGCTGGCGCCGGCGCCGAAACGCAAAATCATCGGCAATCTGAGCGAAACAGCCACCGTCCTGCAAGTGTTGGGCCTGCGCCCCCCAAAAACCGCATGA